A genomic region of Balaenoptera acutorostrata chromosome 4, mBalAcu1.1, whole genome shotgun sequence contains the following coding sequences:
- the NAA50 gene encoding N-alpha-acetyltransferase 50 isoform X2, whose translation MKGRIELGDVTPHNIKQLKRLNQVIFPVSYNDKFYKDVLEVGELAKLAYFNDIAVGAVCCRVDHSQNQKRLYIMTLGCLAPYRRLGIGTKMLNHVLNICEKDGTFDNIYLHVQISNESAIDFYRKFGFEIIETKKNYYKRIEPADAHVLQKNLKVPSGQNADVQKTDN comes from the exons CCGGATCGAGCTGGGAGATGTGACACCACACAATATTAAGCAGTTGAAGAGATTAAACCAGGTGATCTTCCCAGTCAGCTACAATGACAAGTTCTATAAGGATGTGCTGGAGGTTGGCGAGCTAGCAAAACTTG CCTATTTCAATGATATTGCAGTAGGTGCAGTATGCTGTAGGGTGGATCATTCACAGAATCAGAAGAGACTTTACATCATGACACTAGGATGTCTGGCACCATACCGAAGGCTAGGAATAG GAACTAAAATGTTAAATCATGTCTTAAACATCTGTGAAAAAGATGGCACTTTTGACAACATCTATCT GCATGTCCAGATCAGCAATGAGTCTGCAATTGACTTCTACAGAAAGTTTGGCTTTGAGATTATTGAGACAAAGAAGAACTACTATAAGAGAATAGAGCCCGCTGATGCTCATGTGCTGCAGAAAAACCTCAAAGTCCCTTCTGGCCAGAACGCAGATGTGCAAAAGACAGACAACTGA
- the NAA50 gene encoding N-alpha-acetyltransferase 50 isoform X1, which translates to MKGSRIELGDVTPHNIKQLKRLNQVIFPVSYNDKFYKDVLEVGELAKLAYFNDIAVGAVCCRVDHSQNQKRLYIMTLGCLAPYRRLGIGTKMLNHVLNICEKDGTFDNIYLHVQISNESAIDFYRKFGFEIIETKKNYYKRIEPADAHVLQKNLKVPSGQNADVQKTDN; encoded by the exons TAGCCGGATCGAGCTGGGAGATGTGACACCACACAATATTAAGCAGTTGAAGAGATTAAACCAGGTGATCTTCCCAGTCAGCTACAATGACAAGTTCTATAAGGATGTGCTGGAGGTTGGCGAGCTAGCAAAACTTG CCTATTTCAATGATATTGCAGTAGGTGCAGTATGCTGTAGGGTGGATCATTCACAGAATCAGAAGAGACTTTACATCATGACACTAGGATGTCTGGCACCATACCGAAGGCTAGGAATAG GAACTAAAATGTTAAATCATGTCTTAAACATCTGTGAAAAAGATGGCACTTTTGACAACATCTATCT GCATGTCCAGATCAGCAATGAGTCTGCAATTGACTTCTACAGAAAGTTTGGCTTTGAGATTATTGAGACAAAGAAGAACTACTATAAGAGAATAGAGCCCGCTGATGCTCATGTGCTGCAGAAAAACCTCAAAGTCCCTTCTGGCCAGAACGCAGATGTGCAAAAGACAGACAACTGA